The Cucurbita pepo subsp. pepo cultivar mu-cu-16 chromosome LG15, ASM280686v2, whole genome shotgun sequence genome contains the following window.
CACTTCTCTGCCAGataagaagaataagaatattaagaacATTGACTATCAACTCATTTGACATAAAGAATGCGcataaaagtaaattacaCACACCTTGGACATCCATTCTGTCACTTCTTTAACCCCACGATGCTGCGACAACGCTACGACATAAATTTCAATCCGATTACAAGTACTAAGAACAGCAGCTTCTTCTATATGATTCAGAGCACAGAGTTCACCAATGGCATGAGGCCATTGAGCTTCTGGAATGGCAAGTTTCTCACGCAACTCAACTGGTGCAGTGTGAACATTAAGCCCAATCACCATAATACTGCTCCTTTCTCTTGTATATCCTGTTCAAATAAAAAGGGGAACAACAATTAGCTCCATCTTACAGCTTTGAGAGCTTCAAATGACCAAAATTGCTACCACTGTAGATTCAAACCATTATtgggaagaacaagaaaaatatagtttataaTCCTAAAGCATAATTTCGAGCAAGTGTTTCCATGATCTTCGAAATTTACAGAAATGGTACAACAAAACAACGAGTTGCTATTGATATTGACACATCTGAGATTGCCAGATTATCGAGATTGGCAAAATCCCATGAAACTAACAGGACCAGCAACCAAAATATTCCAATCAAGCTATTATTCATTTCAATGCAAGAAAATGCGATCAATTCTAGAGTATCATCAGCATAGGACGATTTAAGAGAATGAACATTCAAACACTCAAATCATCTaaagaaatctaaaattcTTCTTGATACTCACTATCAACTGAAGACGTCTTAAGCAATTCAAGAGCCGAAAGCCCAGGCGCACTCGAACCAATCTGATCCCTTCGAACCGAATTGGAATTGGGATCGATCTCGCACCTAGGACCCCAATAACCTCCTCCCCGCAACACAACTCTCTTACCCTTCAAGGGCTTGAAAAACACACGCACTGGAGCAGCATACGATGTCGAAGGGGCAATAGATTCAACACTCGGACGGGCAAATCCCATCGTCAAACCCCCCACCGCAGCCGCCATTGGCATAaacaagaaaaccaaaaatgCGGCTCCTAATCCCAGAAACCCCTCACCAGATCAAATCGCagagaaacaacaaaaacccAATGCGAAACCGGCACCGGCCGCGGATGGGATTCACCCAATATATACACACCCCTTCGACGAAATGAATCAATGATTTGACGCAAGAAATCAAAGCCTCaaccttcttttaaattctgtaatggagaggagaatgattCAAAGAAGGGGTTTGGTATTTGGTGCGGAATGTTTGACCAAAGAAAGGGACACGCTTTGGTTGAGGTGAGGGGTCCAATGGCGGCCGCTATATGGTCGGAAGGAACGTGCTCAGCACTGAGGGCAGGAAATTGTGCCCTAATTTACGTTCGTTGACAAATAGAACTAAAAAAGTGccctaatttttaaatggatTCTTCAATTAAGAAAGATCCACACGTACagaatatttatgttttcacACGGTTGAATTAACAAGAAGGAAGTCTTTggatttatttgttttattttaatttttaaaaagtcgGAATCTAAATAAAGTTcataatccaatccaatcgaACGTTTCAGATAGAGGGTCGGGTTAGGATTGAGTTGTAActttattttcgagttggttggTGATAAGCACGGACAATATTGAATTTGCAAAGGTAGAGGTTCTTCTAAGATCATTACAAAGTTTCACGAGTAAAGCTTACTTAACGGATGATTCCAACTGAGAGCTAGTAGAAGAGGAATAACTCTTATATCGAACTCGAATCTAGGGTCACTcttaaataacaaaatgatTCGCTTCAAAATTAGCTTGATCCGAACTAATTCAGTGAATCGgtttaacttcaaatttagaagcagagtttgaaaataataacacaaaaaaatttcattaaacaagatttttatttttaaataggccaaaaagataattaaaacaGCAACCAattacaatttattaaataaaattgaagaaaataagacatgAATAATTAGTTCAATTATTTAGTATCgcttattattttcttgatttataCTTAAATCATCATAAAATTGTTCTGCCATGAGTCAATGGTTGAATTCATACAGTGAcccgataaaaaaaaatatcaattcctgaattgatccaaattttttgtttttaaaaaattcaaccaaaattaaatgcatttttgttaaaaaaaaaaaaaaaaacatttttatttatttatcccaaaaacatttttattgaaaaagtatttttattttaaatatatatattttaaatagagtaAGAAATTCAAACTTGACTTGGGAATGTcaattaaattagtttattaactaaataatttaaagtatttatttttcaataaatatagttaattatttgattaaattattaaatgaattgTTTAAAATTCCTCCCAAAGATGGTTTACAGTCATTTtatattgattaattaaaatcaatttatttgtattaaatatttgtaattaatttggggttttttcttgaataaaagtaattaatttgggttaaatctttgataataataataataataataataataataatgtatgcACATTGGCCCCTCATGGAAAATGGGCAtctaatgaaattaaatattggtttggaataaatttttaggtatttaaaaaaaaaacataaaaacctTTTATGGAAATATTAGACCATAGAAgcttaataaaaatttcaataatatatttaaatatgaaaaaaatatatatttaaactttaaatatatatatatttaaaaactcttaatattttatttaaaaaatatcattctaattttattaaaaaaatattgttaaatttttaaaagtttcattatacataattgtttttaaaaaaaatagtccgTATCAGTTTGCCTCCTTTCCCTATTGGTTTCACGGCTTCGACCCTTTCCGGATCATAATTTGATACGGAGGACTTGTAGTATCTCTTTAGATCTGACAAAAGCAAAAGACCTCCTgttatgaaccaaaagacatcaatcatacaatatatttcaatgaatATGCGAAGAAAAgtttgtcaaaattatcaaaagaggtttcaattcatgtcacattaaataaaaatgaagtttgatccttgtaaattttgggtgagttacaatttagagtaatttagagattttatttagtttagttACAAATATGTTTAACCAATTTATCTCGGTAAATTTTTCAGGTAAAATTTTTCTACTCCTTCACTTTCCATTATCCACATTTTCGAAGTCCAAGCAATGGAAACCCTCATCGGCGCTTTCTCTGCAAAATAATCTTCTCATGGGCTTTTCCGTTCTCCGAGCTTCCCCTCTCTCCTCCTCCCGAGCTCTTCTCTGCAACCCCACGTCCGTCGCCGCTCTTCCCATCCTCCGTCTTCCTCTCCGCTCTTCTCATCATTCATCGCTCTCCCTAACCCATTTCgaatcatcttcttcctcggCGAATCGTACTTCTTTTGCCGTTTCTGCTACTCGATTTGGTGGGGCTTTTGCTTTGAGACCTCGTAGCTTCCGTCGGGGCCGTGTTTTGGCTATGTCTTCGCCTAATTCAGTCCAGAAATCGGAGGAGGAGTGGCGAGCCATCCTCTCGCCCGAGCAGTTTCGAATTCTCCGGCAAAAAGGAACTGAGTAAGCACCTGTTCTTGCTATTTCTACACTTgaatctatatttatttttttaggttatGTTGATTCTCCAATTCTGCGTTTGGTTGTTGATTGGTAGTTGTAGCTTCTATGAATTTTTCAAGGAAATCATCTTATAATTATTCTTTGAATCGCTCAATTGCTATTTTATGTTcagaaaactttattattcAACACCACACTCGGGTACCGCGgaagtccatcgctagcagatattgtcttgcTTCCCCCCCTCttgcttcccctcaagatttttagaACTCCTCTAGCAGAGGAGaatcaaccaatgtgggatctcacagttcatcttccttcggggccagcgttctcgctggcactcgttctcttatccaatcgatgtaggaccccTAATCCACCCACCTTTAGGGCCAGCgcctttgctggcacaccgcctcatgtccaccccctttggggcacAACCTTCTCACTAACACATAGCcaagtgtctagctctgataccatttgtaacggcccaagtccaccgctagcaaatattttcctatttgggctttccgtttggagctttccctcaagatttttaaaacgcgtatgctagggagaggtttccacacccttacaaagaatgcttcgttctcctcccaaccgacgtgggatctcaccgttTTTATGTCTGTCCGCAGCCTAGCTCACTTCCTCTGTTTTGATTAcattaatgtaatattttcTTGCATTATTTGTATTCTTAGTTATCCAGTCCATTTCGAACCATAAGTTCCATAGTTGCAAAATTTCTTACTTTCTATGTCAATCCGATTCAATTAGTGACaaatggtgtggaaactcAGGGTGACTTCGTGATTCGTTTTGACAAAAGTGCTTTTTGCTGCAAATGTTTTTAGAAGAACTAATAATCCAGGATTTCTCCTAAAAGTATTCAAATCATCTTCATAATCAGTTTtggttaaaattttgaagagtaCTTTTACTGGGTAAAAGTTCTTTTCATCCATTCACAAACCCCCTTACAATGCAGCATAAATACTCAGTTGGCCTTTTATAATACTGTCATCAATATCATCCTTGTTGCTTCGTTATATATCTAGCCGAGGTTCTTTATCATAGCATGGCTATAGGAAACCTGGCtagaaagaaatggaagaagtcTTCAAATATTCTCTCCGAGGGGGTTTTCATTTTAACTTCTCATTGAAGTTCGGGACAATTTCGTCAGTAGATTTGGTTGTCAAGTAACTCgcaaaatattaaatcttataTAGGTGACTgttattgtgagattccacgtcggttggggaggagaacaaaacatttttataagggtgtggaaacctttccttagtagatgcgttttaaaattttgagggaagcctggaagggaaagcccaaaaatgacactatctgctagcggtgtgcttgaACGGTTACAATCTTGACTTGACCCATTACGCTTGAACCATTTATTACCTTCATGACCCTTATTATCCATTAGGCCAACCTATTGGAGTTACTATTTGGAGTAATATTAGGCCAACCTATTGGAGTTACTATTTGGAGTAATATTAGGTCATTAAGTTAGACATTGGTTAAAGAAGTTGGTTAGTACTGGGGTGAACAGAAATAGAGTGGATGAGAGGGGCAAAGTTGGGTAGAATTTTAGAATAGatatgtaatagcccaaacccactgctaaaagatattgtcctttttgggctttccctttcaggtttcCCCTCACCGTTTTTAAAATGGCATCAGAGGCAGTCACCAGTCACCCGTCACCGGGCGATTGTGCCAGCGAGGTCGCTGGGCCTccaaagaggtggattgtgagatcccatatcggttggagaggggaaagaaacattccttattagggtgtggaaacctctctctagtaaacgcgttttaaaaccgtgaggctgacgacgatacgttatgggccaaagtagacaatatctgctaacagtgggcttggcCGTTACAAAGTATTTTAAGAGTCTCGGCCTCTCAAAGTGTTGGGCAATTGTAAGTTCCCCTTTTTATATTgcaatataacaaaatttcagTGTTATTTTCTGTCGATCCTATTGCAAGATTAAGTTCCTTTTACAGATCTAATATTGAGGTTTTACAGGTATCCAGGAACTGGCGAATATGACAAGTTCTATGGCGAGGGAGTTTATCACTGTGCGGGATGTGGAGCACCCCTTTATCGATCGAGCACGAAATTCAACTCCGGCTGTGGTTGGCCAGCATTCTTCGACGGTATTCCTGGAGCAATTAAATCCACTGTGAGTGTTTGACCTCCATCATTCTTTGTGTGTAGGAGTTAAGTCTAGGATCTCTTAGTAGCTCATGTTATTTTTCTCTGCAATATTGCAATGTATCTCTCTAGCAGAGGAGCTCCTTTACTGAAAGGAGGCTCCTTTTGATCGGAGGGAAGTATGGGAAGAATAAACTAGATGCACTCCCGAGTCTAAACTAATGACACAACATGTGTTATCGGACAAATGTTGTCTGATTTGCTATGACGTGAAAGACAAATGATGAAAGGAAGTAGACAACTAGCTAGAATAGATAGAATGTGAAACATACACGACCAACATTCGATTGTGTCATGTGTATTTCGTCTTACCACATCGACTGATGTATGTCCAATATCATAAAGGGCCTAGAGAGAATGAGTTCAAGCCACGGTAGCCACCTAGCTAGAGTTTAGTATCCTGCGAGTTAACGTAACAACCAAATATGGTAGGGTCAGATAAGAATGCACAATCTAGCCCAAAcgttcacaaattttaaaaagatatagAAAAAACCGAACATATGTCCCATTAGCACATCATGTCATCATTTTGTTGACAACAAGAACGACATAGAACAACAATTCAGAATTCGTggatgttatgttatgtattAAGTGTtgcatttttctctctcaaagtTATCCTCCAGCAACATCCTAGAGTTGAAATAGTGACATTACTTTTGTGATAACCAGCCTGACCCTGATGGGATGAGGATTGAAATCACATGTGCTGCTTGCGATGGTCATCTGGGTCACGTATTTAAAGGAGAAGGCTTTCCAACACCTACAAACGAGCGCCATTGTGTCAACAGTATTTCACTCAAGTTTTCTCCTTCTCCATGATTTCTTGTTTCAAATctctatgtttttttcttttttgaatctCGTGTTTGTATTTATATAACCTGAACTCAATAAGCTATTTACGACCTCAAAAGGTGAACAAGGAGAAGGGAAGGAAAAGagcttgtttttcttcttccattctaTGTACATTTTGGTGACGTGTAAGTAAATTTCTTCCCTCTCTATTCTCGATCTCGATCTTGATATGCTTTCATTGTGTCAATAGTATTTCACTCAAGTTTTCTCCTTCCCCATGATTTCGTTTTTCAAATCTCtgtatgttttttcttttgaatctcGTAGTTGTATTTACATAACCTGAACTCAATAAGCTCTTAATGACTTCAAAAGGCGAACgaggaaaagggaaggaaaaaaGCTTTGTTTTGCTTCTTCTATTCTATGTACATTTTGGTGACGTGTAAGTAATTTCCTCCATCTCTATTCCCGATCTCGATCTCGATATGCTTTTGACcgtatattttgaatttggtagTTTTTTTCAGCCCTCCCAGGTTTGTAGGGATAGCATGTTTCATTTGAGATGTATGATgcatattcaattttttagctttgtttGAAAGTATGGTAAGTCAAAATTTCACGAATATGATTTCATTgggttgaaatttatttatgttctaagatattaaatttatttagtcCAAAGTTTATTAACTTCACAATATATATTACAATATTTTGGTAAGAGTAATAGTAATCGCCTaataattctatttatttgtataatttataatttgtatcGACGTTAGATTGCTCCACTACCAATTGGATAGAAAGTATATGTCTGGTGCACGGTCGTACTTTTCAAACCATCACAACCtattttcttcatattctAGTTGTGACCTCTAGTTTCTTCATTCAACGATAATCACCATGGGTTGATCGTGATCAATACAGgtttcaatttaaaatcaacgaattttttttagcatgtatacgaatttcttttaataactAAATGGAGTAGGACTTAGGTTATTAGTAAGGTGTGTGCAAAATGGCACGGACACACAAGAAACAATTTCGATAGTTAACACGGACACACAAGAAACAATTTCGATAGTTAACACGGACATTGCACCTTAATAaccaaatctaaataatatgCTTTGCTATTGGCCCtgaaacaatattattttttgttaaattaataaaaatatcattgaattttgcactaaatatccttaaactttgaaaagtttcaataatatgtttgaactttcaaaaaaattaaaaaaatataattacggTTAGTTTTGGATAGAAACTGTATATATcacccttaaacttttaaaatgttttaaaaaatactcgtgtataaaaaatactcacgagttttcaaaagtttaattaatatctttaaacgtcttaaaaaaaaatcgaaaatacATTTATCGTTAGTAGCACGTTCCGAAAATCCACATAAACTTTacaaagtaacattaaaaacgTTTGTAAATAATCTATAATATGTCTGATTTTCATCTATTTATTGAcagtaagatttttttttttttttttaaaaaattttatttgtatttttttaatcatactATTAAccaaaaatgtattttaaaactttttttaaaaaatggaaggttattattaattaaactttttaaagtttaaatttttaaaaaatttaagtatattttttaataaatataaaatttaaaaatatttttattaattttatattgggGTTTCATTCTGAACCACAATTGGATTACACAGTGATCAGATTGGTGGCTGAGATTTTCCCTCTCTCAATTTCAAGCGTCCTCTTTCGGATGAGTACTGGATTGCATGCCCGATCGCAGGAATTGCAATGGCCGCAAAAACTGACACGTAAAAACATTGCTACCCTTCATGGGGTGTCCGCTCATTCCAATTTTCAACTCACACTCCCATTCTATCTTCCCAATTTCTCTCGCTGCATGACAAATTCCGGCAATGTAAGCGCATTTCTACAATAGCTACTTACAAATCACTTTGGATCGTGGGCATTTCTTGGCCTCAGATATTGAGCCAcattttagttttgattttcatCTAAATATTTGTGTTCTAATCTTCTAATTTTGGGTTTAATTTGTCTTTAAACTAGCAAATGTTTCTCAAATTGGGTGTGTTGGAGTTACGAGTTTAGGCAATATGTTGGAGCCGATTAGTTGCTGCCAGAGCTCCCACTCCCAGGTAGCTTCTTGTTTTACTAGATTTTGTTAATCATTTTTTCATGCTATGATGTTTCATAATCTTTACTGTATTGATGTGAGTTCTTGGATTTTGTATGATTCTATTTATTTGACTTGTGAGTTTGAGTTTTGATGTGTCAAAAGTGGTTTGATACAATCTTTCctgttttgaaatattttgagtGTTTGGTTATGTAATCAAGAGTGATTTTAACAATTCTAAAAATACTTGTTCTTCTGAAAgttgattttcttaaaaagaacCATTCTCAAAAAATGATCACAAACTCATTAGATTGGAATTTGTTAGGGATGATGATAATGTGGTAATTTTTGTGAAGTTCAACGATAAAAGGCTTGAGATGTGAACCTttgtgtaacagctcaagtccaccgctagcagatattgtcctctttgagctttccctaaAGGTTTTTAAGATGCATCTGCttgagagaggtttccacacccttataaagggtatttcgttctcctccccaaccgatgtgggatctcacaattcaccccatcgaggctcagcgtccttgttgggcacaccacctcgtgtccacccccgtttggggctcagcctcctcgctggcacatcgcctggtgtctggctttgatagcatttgtaacagcccaagctcatcggtagcagatattgtcctctttggactttccctcaaggtttttaaaacccgtctgctagggagaggtttccacacccttataaagggtgtttcgttctcctccccaaccgatgtgggatctcacaattcaccccatcgaggctcagcgtccttgttgggcacaccacctcgtgtccacccccgtttggggctcagcctcctcgctggcacatcgcctggtgtctggctttgatagcatttgtaacagcccaagctcatcggtagcagatattgtc
Protein-coding sequences here:
- the LOC111811414 gene encoding peptide methionine sulfoxide reductase B5-like, producing MGFSVLRASPLSSSRALLCNPTSVAALPILRLPLRSSHHSSLSLTHFESSSSSANRTSFAVSATRFGGAFALRPRSFRRGRVLAMSSPNSVQKSEEEWRAILSPEQFRILRQKGTEYPGTGEYDKFYGEGVYHCAGCGAPLYRSSTKFNSGCGWPAFFDGIPGAIKSTPDPDGMRIEITCAACDGHLGHVFKGEGFPTPTNERHCVNSISLKFSPSP